In Spirobacillus cienkowskii, a genomic segment contains:
- a CDS encoding SanA/YdcF family protein, which produces MLLKSVQLIINIIKFSFTLISIAIFLLFTVFLITNVIMYLNSRTDPFQQPPKDYAIVLGASVHGDALSGVLKARMETAIELYNRKLVQHILMSGDGTDSYYSETAAMKKFALKNEVPEDILLTDEKGYNTYATILRAKEVFNAKSAYIISQDFHLTRAVWIARKVGIDADGVNAGNSKDKWYYSVREFFARTKDFFQVIFKVRPYDEKNFVF; this is translated from the coding sequence TTGTTATTAAAATCCGTCCAACTTATTATTAATATTATAAAATTTTCTTTTACTTTGATTTCTATTGCAATTTTTCTATTATTCACAGTATTTTTAATTACAAACGTGATTATGTACTTAAACTCCCGCACAGATCCTTTTCAGCAGCCCCCCAAAGACTACGCAATTGTGCTTGGCGCCAGTGTGCACGGCGATGCTCTATCTGGCGTATTGAAAGCCAGAATGGAAACAGCAATTGAACTTTATAATAGAAAATTAGTCCAACACATTTTAATGAGTGGTGATGGCACAGACAGCTACTATAGCGAAACAGCTGCAATGAAAAAATTTGCCTTAAAAAATGAAGTACCCGAAGATATCTTGCTAACAGATGAAAAAGGATACAACACTTATGCAACAATTTTAAGAGCCAAAGAAGTTTTTAATGCTAAAAGCGCGTATATTATTTCGCAAGATTTTCATTTGACACGTGCAGTATGGATTGCCCGAAAAGTAGGAATTGACGCTGATGGTGTAAACGCTGGAAATAGTAAAGATAAGTGGTATTATTCAGTTCGAGAATTTTTTGCTCGCACAAAAGACTTTTTTCAAGTTATTTTTAAGGTTAGACCCTACGACGAAAAAAACTTTGTATTTTAA
- a CDS encoding adenylosuccinate synthase: MKLQHGSATLVLGVQYGDEGKGKLVDVLAEQADLVCRVQGGNNAGHTIWVNGEKIVTQLLPSGILRENCEIGIGAGVVVDPFVLRDELQKVKAQGYDISPERLHVDYRASVILPYHKNLDFKREVERSKNATKIGTTGRGIGPTYASRAYREGPRIAEIANPDNFRAWLKTQPHLAEGLDGKLLDEFLETAEQLRPYMKDLAMIANNRMAQGGRLLLEGAQGAMLDVSFGTYPFVTSSNLVSGSCAGGLGIPPWKITSILGVIKAYSTRVGNGPYPAELFGSFADELRNRGHEFGTNTGRPRSVGWLDLVALRYLTKVNGLTGLAVMKADVLSGLEHIGIITAYRDKRTHKEMVGYPMTQTAWDNVEPVVEFAQGWDSVADGKKVNKDYLKFVQKIENFIDTKCAYLSTGPERSEGIWL, encoded by the coding sequence ATGAAACTACAACATGGGTCTGCAACACTCGTCCTTGGTGTCCAATATGGAGACGAAGGAAAAGGAAAACTTGTAGATGTTCTTGCTGAACAAGCAGATCTCGTTTGCCGTGTTCAAGGAGGCAACAACGCTGGTCATACGATTTGGGTCAATGGAGAAAAAATTGTAACTCAACTTCTTCCCTCTGGTATTCTAAGAGAAAATTGCGAAATCGGTATTGGTGCAGGTGTCGTTGTTGATCCTTTTGTTCTGAGAGATGAATTACAAAAAGTAAAAGCACAAGGTTACGACATCTCACCAGAAAGACTGCATGTTGACTACAGAGCAAGCGTCATTCTTCCTTACCATAAAAATCTTGATTTCAAAAGAGAAGTAGAGCGTTCTAAAAACGCTACCAAAATAGGAACAACAGGAAGAGGAATTGGTCCTACCTACGCAAGCCGCGCCTACAGAGAAGGACCTCGTATCGCAGAAATTGCAAATCCTGATAACTTTAGAGCTTGGCTCAAAACGCAACCTCATCTTGCAGAGGGACTTGATGGCAAACTTTTAGACGAATTTTTAGAAACCGCCGAACAGCTTAGACCTTACATGAAAGACTTGGCGATGATTGCCAACAATCGTATGGCTCAAGGTGGTCGCTTATTGCTTGAAGGCGCTCAGGGAGCAATGCTCGATGTCAGTTTTGGAACATATCCTTTTGTGACTTCAAGCAATCTTGTTTCTGGATCCTGCGCAGGAGGACTTGGCATTCCTCCATGGAAAATCACCTCCATTCTTGGCGTGATAAAAGCGTATTCAACCCGGGTTGGAAACGGCCCTTACCCTGCAGAACTATTTGGATCTTTTGCTGATGAATTGCGCAACCGAGGACACGAGTTTGGTACAAATACTGGACGTCCACGCTCTGTCGGTTGGCTTGATCTCGTGGCGCTTCGCTACCTCACTAAGGTAAATGGTTTAACAGGACTCGCGGTCATGAAAGCGGACGTGTTATCGGGGCTTGAACACATTGGAATTATCACCGCGTATCGCGACAAACGCACACACAAAGAAATGGTGGGTTATCCTATGACGCAAACCGCATGGGACAATGTCGAACCAGTAGTCGAATTTGCGCAAGGATGGGACAGCGTTGCTGATGGCAAAAAAGTCAATAAAGATTATCTCAAGTTTGTTCAAAAAATTGAAAACTTCATTGACACAAAATGCGCTTATCTTTCTACCGGACCAGAACGGAGTGAAGGAATCTGGCTATAA
- a CDS encoding diphosphate--fructose-6-phosphate 1-phosphotransferase — translation MPFQGNALVIQSGGPTAVINQSLAGIMNASRDYPNVILKVLGAYHGLHGVLYENLIDLSHEESNTWKLIANSPGAALGSARIKPRNSDLDRIFEVFSAHNIKFVFYNGGNDSAEAAQLIREEANRRQYAIRILHLPKTIDNDLMVTDHCPGYGSVAKVVSHIIAGDDLDNRSFFNSVKINVVMGRHAGWIAAATAIAKKGHIDIEDHDEVGPHLIYLPEVEFNEKKFLNDVQKTYNRIGRATIVVAEGIADQLGEEKFAGEVDEFGNALLSSSGKLGDYLAHLIKKNLVYNSSFGKLRCRADTLGYLQRSIAGMASQTDQDSAFLVGSMGVHYMMQGETDKMVTLVRMPGQTYKCETSLCDLKLVAQKTKLMPRSMINKDENGVTEEFFNYALPLAGSVPEIHALKPQYIKKILLDYVRPSK, via the coding sequence ATGCCCTTTCAAGGAAATGCCCTTGTTATACAATCAGGCGGTCCTACAGCCGTTATCAATCAGTCTCTTGCCGGAATTATGAATGCAAGCCGTGATTATCCCAATGTCATTCTTAAAGTATTGGGCGCTTATCATGGTTTACACGGTGTTCTTTATGAAAATCTGATTGACCTCTCACACGAAGAGAGCAACACGTGGAAGCTGATTGCAAATTCTCCAGGAGCTGCACTTGGCTCTGCACGAATCAAACCGAGAAATAGCGATCTCGATCGCATTTTTGAAGTTTTTAGCGCCCATAATATTAAATTTGTTTTTTATAATGGTGGCAATGATTCAGCCGAAGCTGCACAACTCATCCGCGAAGAAGCAAACAGACGGCAATATGCAATCCGCATATTGCATCTCCCCAAAACCATCGATAACGATCTCATGGTCACAGATCATTGCCCAGGCTACGGCAGTGTTGCAAAAGTTGTTTCACACATTATCGCAGGCGATGATCTCGATAATCGCAGTTTTTTTAATAGTGTAAAAATTAATGTTGTCATGGGGCGTCATGCGGGCTGGATTGCCGCTGCCACAGCCATAGCCAAAAAAGGTCACATTGACATCGAAGATCACGACGAAGTGGGTCCTCACCTGATTTATCTTCCTGAAGTTGAATTTAATGAAAAAAAATTCTTAAATGATGTGCAAAAAACGTATAATCGCATTGGTCGTGCGACAATTGTTGTTGCCGAAGGCATTGCCGATCAGCTTGGGGAAGAAAAATTTGCGGGCGAAGTGGATGAATTTGGCAACGCATTGCTATCGAGCTCTGGCAAGCTTGGTGATTATCTCGCACATTTAATTAAAAAGAATCTTGTGTACAATTCTTCTTTTGGCAAGCTGAGATGTCGAGCCGATACATTAGGATATTTACAACGTTCTATTGCAGGAATGGCCTCTCAAACCGATCAAGATTCGGCATTTTTAGTAGGTTCAATGGGTGTTCATTATATGATGCAGGGCGAAACCGATAAAATGGTCACTCTTGTTCGCATGCCAGGACAAACCTACAAATGTGAAACATCTTTGTGTGACTTAAAACTCGTTGCACAAAAGACAAAACTCATGCCCCGTTCAATGATTAACAAAGATGAAAATGGAGTAACAGAAGAATTTTTTAACTATGCACTACCATTAGCGGGTTCAGTTCCAGAAATTCATGCATTAAAACCACAATATATCAAAAAAATACTTTTAGATTATGTCCGCCCAAGCAAGTAA
- a CDS encoding Dps family protein, whose product MKVNIGISQENSTKIVEILSHYLADSYYLYLKTHNFHWNVTGMYFQPLHKLFDEQYNELFLSLDNIAERIRSLGEYVPGTTMQLKELTCLKEVKEIPSAPEMLKMLVQDHEKVICNLRKWLDAIGNTGDCGTEDFLTARLEDHEKTAWMLRSHLE is encoded by the coding sequence ATGAAAGTTAATATTGGAATATCACAAGAAAATAGTACAAAAATTGTTGAAATTTTATCTCATTATCTAGCAGATTCTTATTATCTTTATCTTAAAACTCATAATTTTCACTGGAACGTAACAGGAATGTATTTTCAACCTTTGCACAAATTATTTGATGAACAATACAATGAATTGTTTCTAAGTCTTGACAACATTGCAGAACGCATTCGTTCTCTAGGCGAATATGTGCCAGGGACTACAATGCAATTAAAAGAACTCACCTGTTTGAAAGAAGTCAAAGAAATTCCGTCTGCACCCGAAATGCTGAAAATGCTTGTGCAAGATCACGAAAAAGTGATTTGCAACTTGAGAAAGTGGTTAGATGCAATTGGTAACACAGGAGATTGTGGGACAGAAGATTTTTTAACTGCAAGACTTGAAGACCACGAAAAAACCGCATGGATGTTAAGAAGTCATTTGGAGTAA
- the hisS gene encoding histidine--tRNA ligase has translation MAQNLLKNKKTILSTQGYRGTRDFYPEAQRIKNFVNSKIHQLLKSYGYEEYSGPFVEHLELYAAKSSEEIVKDQLYSFQDKGERKLAIRPEMTPTLARMIASKQKELLKPIRWYSIPTCMRFERPQRGRLREFDQLNVDLFGGNALDEDVEIIMTAIDILRSLGGQYSDFQVKINHRGIINQFLANIIKISQDNISPILRLFDKKDKLSESDFNQQCQNLNLNDKQIKSINTFLQASIDEVIDLLGPYAQSAQDLKQRLDILTTLTSSECIKFAPDIMRGFDYYTGMVFEVFDTHPDNHRALFGGGRYDNLVGAFGGDELPGVGYGVGDVSLTNFMEVHGLLPRLFKETHVCVLRFSQTDRLMALQLAKQLRARNLNVETPITESKFGKQIQNAEKLGAKAVAFVGQEEMEKNVFSVKWLHSGQQETFTNNAEGYSNFKEKLMSFI, from the coding sequence ATGGCACAAAATCTCCTCAAAAACAAAAAAACAATTTTAAGCACACAAGGATATAGAGGTACAAGGGATTTTTATCCTGAAGCACAGCGTATCAAGAATTTTGTCAATTCTAAAATACATCAATTATTAAAGTCCTATGGTTACGAGGAATATAGTGGGCCATTTGTTGAACATTTAGAATTGTATGCAGCAAAGTCTAGTGAAGAAATTGTGAAAGATCAACTGTATTCATTTCAAGATAAAGGAGAGAGGAAATTAGCGATCCGTCCTGAAATGACGCCCACCTTAGCAAGAATGATTGCATCCAAACAAAAAGAACTTTTAAAACCAATTCGTTGGTATAGCATTCCAACGTGTATGCGTTTTGAAAGACCACAGCGTGGGCGACTCCGTGAGTTTGATCAACTCAATGTTGATTTGTTTGGTGGCAATGCTCTTGATGAAGATGTTGAAATCATTATGACTGCCATTGATATATTGCGATCGTTAGGTGGGCAATATTCTGATTTTCAAGTTAAAATAAATCATAGGGGTATTATTAATCAATTTTTAGCTAATATTATTAAAATATCTCAAGACAATATTTCACCAATATTACGTTTGTTTGATAAAAAAGATAAATTATCAGAATCAGATTTTAATCAACAATGTCAAAATTTAAACTTAAATGATAAACAAATAAAATCTATTAACACTTTTTTACAAGCGTCTATTGATGAGGTCATTGATTTGTTAGGGCCTTACGCACAAAGCGCACAGGACTTAAAACAGAGGCTCGATATTTTAACAACACTGACATCGAGTGAGTGTATAAAGTTTGCTCCAGATATCATGCGAGGGTTTGATTACTATACTGGCATGGTTTTTGAGGTGTTTGACACTCACCCCGACAATCATCGCGCCCTGTTTGGTGGTGGACGTTATGATAATTTGGTGGGTGCATTTGGTGGCGATGAACTTCCTGGTGTTGGTTATGGCGTTGGAGACGTATCGTTAACAAATTTTATGGAAGTTCATGGATTGCTTCCTCGTTTATTTAAAGAAACTCATGTGTGTGTGTTGCGTTTTTCACAAACAGATCGCTTAATGGCGTTACAGCTTGCAAAACAATTGCGCGCACGCAACTTAAATGTAGAAACTCCTATTACTGAGAGCAAATTTGGCAAGCAAATTCAAAATGCCGAAAAATTAGGTGCGAAAGCCGTTGCATTTGTTGGGCAAGAAGAAATGGAGAAAAATGTATTTTCTGTTAAATGGCTGCATTCAGGGCAGCAAGAAACATTTACAAATAACGCAGAGGGTTATAGTAATTTTAAAGAAAAATTAATGTCTTTCATTTAA
- a CDS encoding isoprenyl transferase, producing the protein MNNFCEKWGINPTLLPNHVGIIMDGNGRWATKRHLPRMAGHRKGVEKVKEITELCVQFNIKALTLFAFSEENWRRPEDEVSNIMGLLRWYIRKEQKIIIENNIQFRVIGDRKKLSTDIIELITNLEAKTIHNTGMHLCIALSYGARGEILRAVKKVVEKVNDGLIYTDDIDEQIFEAHLDTAGIPTLDMFIRTSGEYRVSNFLLWQLAYAEMFFSEVLWPDFDSEKFVNLLRQFALRERRFGMTSDQILTSSAYFKTVSK; encoded by the coding sequence ATGAATAATTTTTGTGAAAAATGGGGCATTAACCCAACCTTACTACCAAATCATGTTGGCATTATTATGGACGGCAATGGCAGATGGGCAACAAAACGCCATTTACCGCGCATGGCGGGTCATCGTAAAGGCGTCGAGAAGGTGAAAGAAATTACCGAACTATGCGTCCAATTTAATATTAAAGCCCTAACTCTTTTTGCATTTTCTGAAGAAAATTGGCGTAGACCCGAAGATGAAGTCAGCAATATAATGGGATTGCTAAGATGGTATATTCGCAAAGAGCAAAAAATTATTATTGAAAACAACATTCAATTTAGAGTGATTGGCGATCGCAAAAAGCTCTCCACAGACATCATAGAGCTCATTACAAACTTAGAAGCCAAAACAATTCATAATACCGGAATGCATCTTTGTATTGCGCTGAGTTATGGCGCACGTGGCGAAATTCTGAGAGCAGTAAAAAAAGTTGTCGAGAAAGTAAATGATGGGTTAATTTATACTGACGATATTGATGAACAAATCTTTGAGGCGCACCTCGACACAGCAGGCATTCCAACCCTCGACATGTTTATTCGAACAAGTGGAGAGTACCGGGTTAGTAATTTTCTTTTATGGCAACTCGCTTATGCTGAAATGTTTTTTAGTGAAGTGTTATGGCCAGATTTTGATTCAGAAAAATTTGTAAACCTTCTACGACAATTCGCCTTACGCGAACGCCGTTTTGGCATGACTTCAGATCAAATTCTCACAAGCAGCGCCTACTTTAAAACAGTTTCAAAATAA